One genomic region from Evansella sp. LMS18 encodes:
- the fabD gene encoding ACP S-malonyltransferase, translating to MGKISLLFPGQGSQQVGMGKELAEAYPVCREIFSRADEVLGEPLSELIFSGEEEELKRTENTQPALLTVSTGIWEILREKGITADFAAGHSLGEYSALVAAGALSFEDACAAVRKRGQWMEEAVPAGKGTMAAVLGMDRELLQEITNEASETAGAVQPANFNASGQIVISGTAEGVAAASELAKSRGAKRVIPLTVSGPFHSSLMEPAAEKMKEHLKDVEISEPKIPVVANVTAEETKDPEEIRELLYKQIYSPVLWEDTIHKLVEEGSDTFIELGPGKVLSGLVKKVSRRAKVLPVYDMETLDKAVKVLTEE from the coding sequence ATGGGAAAGATTTCATTGCTTTTTCCCGGCCAGGGATCACAGCAGGTCGGTATGGGAAAAGAGCTTGCTGAGGCGTACCCTGTTTGCAGGGAGATTTTCAGCAGAGCGGATGAGGTTTTAGGCGAGCCGTTGTCAGAACTTATTTTTTCAGGGGAAGAAGAAGAACTGAAAAGAACCGAGAATACTCAGCCGGCCCTTCTCACTGTAAGCACGGGCATTTGGGAAATATTGAGGGAAAAAGGAATAACCGCAGATTTCGCTGCCGGGCACAGTCTCGGTGAGTATTCGGCTCTCGTGGCTGCAGGCGCGTTGTCGTTTGAGGATGCTTGCGCAGCCGTAAGAAAGCGTGGACAGTGGATGGAAGAAGCTGTGCCTGCAGGGAAAGGCACGATGGCGGCAGTATTAGGTATGGACAGAGAATTACTCCAGGAAATTACTAACGAGGCGAGCGAAACTGCAGGAGCGGTTCAGCCTGCAAATTTTAACGCTTCCGGACAAATTGTTATTTCCGGCACTGCTGAAGGAGTTGCCGCAGCCTCAGAACTTGCAAAGTCCAGGGGAGCGAAGCGGGTAATTCCATTAACTGTAAGCGGACCATTCCATTCTTCACTTATGGAACCTGCCGCTGAAAAAATGAAAGAACATCTTAAGGATGTTGAAATCTCGGAACCGAAAATTCCAGTAGTTGCAAATGTTACTGCGGAAGAAACAAAGGATCCTGAAGAAATCCGGGAGCTGCTGTACAAACAAATCTACTCCCCGGTACTCTGGGAAGATACTATACATAAGCTTGTTGAAGAAGGCTCAGACACATTTATTGAGTTAGGGCCGGGAAAGGTTTTAAGCGGTCTTGTAAAAAAAGTTTCACGCCGGGCTAAAGTATTACCGGTTTATGATATGGAAACATTAGATAAAGCTGTTAAAGTGCTGACTGAGGAGTGA
- the plsX gene encoding phosphate acyltransferase PlsX, whose protein sequence is MRLSVDAMGGDNAPESIIKGCQAALNKYNDLEIILTGNEKEIKKFIQPSDRVEIIHTEVVIEGEDSPVRAVRRKKDSSMVLAVQQVKDGKADAAVSAGNTGALMTAGLLVLGRIKGIERPALSPMLPTLGGEGFLLLDVGANMDAKPEHLLQYAQMGDVYMRKVRKVDNPRIGLLNVGTEAGKGSELTKQVYGLLQDSSVNFVGNVEARDLLEGAADVVVCDGFSGNLVLKTIEGTAMSLFSLLKEELTSSFTNKLAAGVLRPSFKRVKNKMDYSEYGGAGLFGLRAPVIKAHGSSDERAFFSAIRQAKTMHEEKVVSTIEQEIQKTKSAEGEK, encoded by the coding sequence ATGAGGCTATCAGTAGACGCTATGGGTGGTGACAATGCCCCGGAGAGTATCATTAAAGGGTGTCAAGCTGCTTTAAATAAATATAATGATCTTGAAATTATCCTTACAGGTAACGAAAAAGAAATCAAAAAGTTTATTCAGCCATCTGACAGAGTAGAAATTATTCATACAGAAGTTGTCATCGAAGGGGAAGATTCACCGGTCCGGGCCGTGCGCCGTAAGAAAGACTCTTCTATGGTTCTTGCGGTTCAGCAGGTGAAAGACGGCAAGGCTGATGCTGCCGTTTCAGCCGGGAATACAGGAGCATTGATGACTGCCGGCCTCCTGGTTCTCGGAAGAATAAAAGGAATTGAACGGCCTGCCCTTTCTCCGATGCTTCCTACATTAGGCGGGGAAGGTTTTCTGCTTCTGGATGTAGGGGCTAATATGGATGCAAAGCCTGAACATCTCCTTCAATATGCGCAAATGGGAGATGTGTATATGCGGAAAGTCCGGAAAGTCGACAACCCAAGAATCGGGCTGCTGAACGTAGGGACTGAAGCGGGAAAAGGCTCCGAGCTGACAAAGCAGGTCTATGGCCTTTTGCAGGACAGCTCTGTTAATTTTGTTGGCAACGTGGAGGCCAGGGATCTCCTGGAAGGTGCCGCCGATGTAGTGGTATGTGACGGGTTCTCAGGTAATCTGGTGCTTAAGACTATTGAAGGAACAGCCATGTCATTGTTTTCCCTGTTAAAAGAAGAGCTTACTTCTTCCTTTACAAATAAGCTGGCTGCCGGAGTGCTGAGACCATCATTTAAGCGGGTCAAAAATAAAATGGATTATTCCGAGTATGGAGGCGCTGGCCTCTTCGGTTTAAGGGCTCCGGTGATTAAAGCACATGGTTCCTCGGATGAGCGGGCATTTTTCAGTGCAATCAGGCAGGCAAAAACGATGCATGAAGAAAAAGTAGTCAGCACGATTGAGCAGGAAATTCAAAAGACGAAATCAGCTGAGGGGGAGAAATAA
- the fapR gene encoding transcription factor FapR, which translates to MKISKKQRQPLLKDKISENPFITDEALAEEFKVSVQTVRLDRLELNIPEVRERIKHVAKQQYDTVKALPIEEVIGEVIDLELDKHAISILDIKEEHVFSRTGIARGHHLFAQANSLAVAVINDELALTAAADMSFKRRVKVGERVIAKAYVTDIREDRTFVEVNSYVGQELVFQGEFSMFRQEQ; encoded by the coding sequence ATGAAAATATCTAAAAAACAAAGACAGCCGCTGTTAAAAGATAAAATTTCCGAAAATCCGTTTATTACCGACGAAGCTTTGGCGGAGGAGTTTAAAGTCAGTGTGCAGACAGTCAGGCTGGACAGGCTCGAGCTTAATATACCTGAAGTGAGAGAGCGTATAAAACACGTTGCTAAGCAGCAGTACGACACAGTTAAGGCACTTCCAATCGAAGAGGTTATCGGAGAAGTAATCGACCTTGAATTGGATAAGCACGCAATCTCCATTCTGGATATAAAGGAAGAGCATGTTTTTTCCAGAACCGGCATTGCGAGAGGGCATCACCTTTTTGCGCAGGCAAATTCACTGGCCGTCGCTGTGATTAACGATGAACTTGCCTTGACTGCAGCAGCAGATATGTCCTTCAAAAGGCGTGTGAAAGTCGGGGAGCGAGTAATCGCCAAAGCGTACGTGACGGACATCCGCGAAGACCGTACCTTCGTTGAAGTAAACAGCTATGTTGGCCAGGAGCTTGTTTTTCAAGGTGAGTTCTCCATGTTTCGTCAAGAACAATAA
- the recG gene encoding ATP-dependent DNA helicase RecG: MEQPITEIHGVGPRSYEQLQAMGVYTVQDLLEHFPFRYEDHAIRPIMEAQHNERVTVRGKVHSEPALRFHGKNKSRLTVRVLVDGLLVQAVFFNQAYLKKQVHLGDTIILSGKFDRNRLMITGGTIKQEQQNGPGQGLEPVYSVKGDLKITTLRKLIRQAIQQLEGKVEEILPPQLLAAYRLLPREETIRELHFPSSPAQLAQAKRRMIYEELLLFQLKMQMYRKIEREADEGQKKEFETEEIRDFVRQLPFSLTGAQKRVLKEIIDDLKSDYRMNRLLQGDVGSGKTIIAGCALFAAVKAGFQGALMVPTEILAEQHLESLKGLLEPHGIKVALLSGSARAKERREILADLKDGKIDVLIGTHALIQEGVDFHHLGLVITDEQHRFGVEQRRILRKKGVRPDVLFMTATPIPRTLAISAFGDMDVSVIDEMPAGRKPVDTRWVKPEVLPKVIEFIKKEINKGHQAYVICPLIEESEKLDVQNAIDVHFQLQQALPDINVGLMHGRLSSQEKDEVMNEFAENQVQILVSTTVVEVGVNVPNATVMVIYDAERFGLAQLHQLRGRVGRGDAQSYCILLANPKSDVGKERMSIMIETTDGFELSERDLELRGPGDFFGAKQSGLPVFKVADIVEDYRVLEVARQDAVKLVHSETFWKGQDYSKLRLYLKSEGIFSEKKLD, encoded by the coding sequence ATGGAACAGCCAATAACAGAAATTCATGGAGTAGGCCCCCGGAGCTATGAACAGCTGCAGGCGATGGGGGTCTACACTGTACAGGATCTGCTTGAACACTTCCCGTTCAGGTATGAAGACCATGCAATTCGCCCGATCATGGAAGCCCAGCATAATGAGAGGGTTACTGTAAGGGGCAAGGTACACAGTGAACCAGCTCTTAGATTTCACGGGAAAAATAAGTCCCGCCTGACCGTTCGCGTTCTCGTGGACGGTCTCTTAGTGCAGGCTGTCTTCTTTAACCAGGCTTACTTAAAAAAACAAGTTCATCTTGGCGATACGATTATCCTGAGTGGCAAGTTTGACCGTAACCGGCTGATGATAACAGGAGGGACAATAAAACAGGAACAACAAAATGGTCCTGGACAAGGTCTGGAACCTGTTTATTCAGTGAAGGGCGATTTGAAAATAACAACCTTAAGAAAACTGATCAGGCAAGCGATACAGCAATTAGAAGGAAAGGTTGAAGAGATTCTTCCTCCACAGCTTCTTGCTGCATACCGCCTGCTGCCCCGGGAAGAAACTATCCGGGAACTGCATTTTCCTTCTTCCCCTGCGCAACTGGCACAGGCGAAACGCAGGATGATTTATGAAGAACTGCTTCTTTTCCAGCTAAAAATGCAGATGTACCGCAAAATAGAGAGGGAAGCAGACGAAGGCCAAAAGAAAGAATTTGAGACGGAAGAAATCAGGGACTTCGTCAGACAGCTGCCGTTTTCTTTGACAGGAGCACAAAAAAGGGTGCTGAAAGAAATTATCGATGATTTAAAGAGTGACTACAGAATGAACAGGCTCCTTCAGGGAGACGTGGGTTCAGGGAAAACCATAATAGCAGGCTGTGCCCTGTTTGCTGCTGTAAAAGCAGGTTTCCAGGGGGCGCTGATGGTGCCGACGGAGATACTGGCAGAGCAGCACCTGGAGTCTTTAAAAGGATTGCTTGAACCTCATGGTATTAAAGTAGCCCTGCTTTCCGGATCCGCACGGGCTAAAGAGCGGAGAGAGATCCTTGCTGATTTAAAAGATGGGAAAATAGATGTTTTAATAGGCACCCATGCACTTATCCAGGAAGGGGTCGACTTCCATCATCTTGGTCTTGTTATTACTGACGAGCAGCACAGATTCGGAGTGGAGCAAAGGAGGATCCTGAGGAAAAAAGGTGTTCGTCCTGATGTTCTGTTTATGACAGCAACTCCGATTCCCCGGACGCTTGCCATCTCTGCTTTTGGCGATATGGACGTTTCTGTAATTGATGAAATGCCAGCGGGGAGAAAGCCGGTGGATACAAGATGGGTGAAGCCGGAAGTTCTTCCTAAGGTGATTGAGTTCATTAAAAAAGAGATCAATAAAGGGCATCAGGCTTATGTCATCTGCCCGCTTATTGAAGAATCAGAAAAACTTGACGTCCAAAATGCGATAGATGTACATTTTCAGCTGCAACAGGCGCTTCCTGATATAAATGTTGGTTTGATGCACGGACGCCTTTCCTCCCAGGAAAAAGATGAAGTGATGAATGAATTTGCTGAAAACCAGGTTCAGATTCTGGTCTCCACTACGGTAGTAGAAGTAGGGGTCAACGTCCCTAACGCTACAGTTATGGTAATTTACGACGCAGAAAGATTCGGGCTTGCACAGCTGCACCAGCTGAGAGGAAGGGTAGGAAGAGGGGATGCTCAATCCTACTGTATATTACTTGCCAATCCAAAGTCAGACGTTGGTAAAGAAAGAATGTCAATCATGATAGAGACAACGGATGGCTTCGAATTGTCAGAACGTGACCTGGAACTTCGGGGGCCAGGAGACTTTTTTGGGGCAAAACAAAGCGGGCTCCCGGTATTTAAAGTTGCCGACATTGTAGAGGATTACCGGGTGCTTGAGGTTGCAAGGCAGGACGCGGTAAAGCTCGTTCACTCAGAAACTTTCTGGAAAGGGCAGGACTACTCAAAACTCCGGCTCTATTTAAAGTCTGAAGGTATCTTTTCAGAGAAAAAACTGGACTAA
- the sdaAA gene encoding L-serine ammonia-lyase, iron-sulfur-dependent, subunit alpha, with product MFRNVEELVAIAEKEGIQISEVMIRQEMEIHDRSREEVIAQMERNLDVMEKAVHRGIHEEVKSLSGLTGGDGKKLYEYIQSNDTLAGPLMLDAVAKAMATNEVNAAMGTICATPTAGSAGVAPGVLFALKDKLNPTREQMVRFLFTSGAFGFVVANNASISGAAGGCQAEVGSATGMAAAAAVEMAGGTPQQSAEAMAIALKNMLGLVCDPVAGLVEVPCVKRNAAGASGAIVSADLALAGIKSRIPCDEVIDAMFRIGQSMPSALRETAEGGLAATPTGRKYQEKIFGKSAKV from the coding sequence ATGTTTCGCAATGTTGAAGAATTGGTGGCTATAGCCGAAAAAGAAGGTATACAGATTTCCGAAGTGATGATTCGCCAGGAAATGGAAATACACGATCGTTCCAGAGAGGAAGTTATTGCCCAGATGGAACGAAACCTTGATGTAATGGAAAAAGCAGTGCACCGGGGCATTCATGAAGAAGTGAAATCCTTGTCGGGCCTCACAGGCGGAGACGGCAAAAAACTTTACGAATATATACAATCTAATGATACACTTGCCGGCCCGCTCATGCTGGACGCGGTGGCAAAAGCAATGGCCACAAACGAAGTGAATGCTGCGATGGGGACAATATGTGCCACACCAACCGCAGGTTCAGCAGGAGTAGCTCCAGGTGTGTTGTTTGCTCTTAAAGATAAGCTTAATCCAACAAGAGAACAAATGGTAAGATTCCTATTTACTTCCGGAGCATTCGGATTCGTGGTAGCCAATAATGCATCGATCTCAGGCGCTGCAGGCGGGTGCCAGGCGGAGGTAGGTTCTGCAACCGGAATGGCAGCAGCAGCTGCAGTAGAAATGGCAGGGGGGACACCGCAGCAGTCAGCGGAAGCGATGGCGATCGCGTTAAAAAATATGCTGGGTTTAGTTTGTGACCCTGTCGCAGGATTAGTGGAGGTTCCTTGTGTAAAAAGAAATGCTGCAGGTGCCTCGGGTGCTATTGTGTCCGCGGACCTGGCATTAGCCGGAATAAAAAGCCGAATACCTTGTGATGAGGTAATCGATGCCATGTTCCGTATTGGTCAATCAATGCCGTCAGCATTGAGAGAAACTGCCGAAGGAGGACTGGCTGCAACACCGACCGGCCGTAAATACCAGGAGAAAATATTCGGCAAGTCTGCAAAGGTGTGA
- the sdaAB gene encoding L-serine ammonia-lyase, iron-sulfur-dependent subunit beta: protein MKYRSVFDIIGPVMIGPSSSHTAGAARIGLVARQLFRAEPAWVSFHLYGSFAKTYQGHGTDVALTGGVLGFDTSDPRITDALNIAETKGMNVSFHEEEAQPDHPNTVKVRLGNGVQELELVGISIGGGKVEITELNGFPLRLSGNHPAILVVHNDRYGAIASVSSHLAKYEVNIGRMEVSRKDVGKEALMVIEMDQNIGEDILKEIEALEHVETVTKINE from the coding sequence ATGAAATACAGGAGTGTTTTCGATATTATCGGCCCCGTGATGATTGGGCCGTCAAGTTCACATACAGCAGGGGCTGCAAGAATCGGTCTCGTAGCAAGACAGTTATTCCGCGCTGAACCAGCATGGGTGTCCTTTCACTTATATGGATCCTTTGCAAAAACGTACCAGGGCCATGGGACAGATGTCGCTCTTACAGGCGGAGTGTTAGGATTCGATACTTCGGATCCCCGCATTACCGACGCCTTGAACATCGCAGAAACTAAAGGTATGAACGTATCTTTCCATGAAGAGGAAGCTCAGCCTGACCATCCGAATACGGTAAAGGTTCGTCTCGGAAACGGGGTTCAGGAACTGGAATTAGTGGGTATTTCCATAGGTGGGGGGAAAGTCGAAATTACCGAGCTGAACGGTTTTCCTTTAAGGCTGAGCGGTAATCACCCAGCGATACTGGTCGTCCATAATGACCGGTATGGTGCAATCGCTTCCGTTTCCAGCCACCTGGCAAAATACGAAGTTAACATTGGGCGTATGGAAGTTTCCAGGAAAGATGTGGGGAAAGAAGCACTGATGGTCATTGAGATGGATCAAAATATCGGGGAAGATATTTTAAAAGAAATTGAAGCGCTGGAGCATGTTGAAACAGTAACTAAAATAAACGAGTAA
- a CDS encoding DegV family protein, which translates to MGKVLIVTDSTADIPKSLQEELGITVVPLKVHFGEETYEDGVDLTPDHFYEKLKKADQIPTTSQPTPHQFEEEYRRLSEENPESDIISIHLSSKLSGTYQSAYIASQTLGDEIPVTVIDSKRASYAIGVVVVEAAALANKGASKDEVISRINELLEETTVFFMVDTLEYLEKNGRIGKASAVLGSLLKIKPILSLTEEGEVFPYEKVRGNKKAVAKILDEFEDRFGSDPVHVGISHAEVQAEADELMEKIKDRFNVKKEVVTNIGPVIGTHVGPGTISIAFGRSKM; encoded by the coding sequence ATGGGAAAAGTTCTAATAGTCACTGATTCAACTGCTGATATACCGAAATCGCTGCAGGAAGAACTGGGAATAACAGTCGTGCCGCTCAAAGTCCACTTCGGTGAAGAGACATACGAAGATGGTGTCGACCTGACTCCTGACCATTTTTATGAAAAACTAAAGAAAGCAGACCAGATTCCAACAACATCTCAGCCAACCCCGCATCAGTTTGAAGAGGAATACCGCCGCTTGTCAGAAGAAAATCCTGAAAGTGATATTATTTCCATTCACTTGTCATCTAAACTGAGCGGTACATACCAGTCTGCTTATATAGCATCCCAGACGCTTGGAGATGAAATTCCGGTTACTGTGATTGATTCAAAGAGGGCTTCTTATGCAATCGGCGTAGTCGTTGTGGAAGCTGCGGCACTTGCTAATAAGGGAGCGTCCAAAGACGAAGTAATTTCCAGAATAAACGAGCTGCTTGAAGAAACCACCGTGTTTTTCATGGTAGACACTCTGGAGTACCTGGAGAAAAACGGGCGAATTGGTAAAGCGTCTGCTGTCCTGGGATCCCTGCTTAAAATAAAGCCTATTCTTTCTTTGACAGAAGAAGGGGAAGTTTTCCCGTATGAAAAAGTAAGGGGCAACAAAAAAGCTGTCGCAAAAATTCTTGATGAATTTGAAGACCGCTTCGGCAGTGATCCTGTGCATGTGGGAATTTCACATGCGGAAGTACAGGCAGAAGCCGATGAGCTTATGGAAAAAATAAAGGACCGGTTTAATGTAAAGAAAGAAGTAGTTACAAATATCGGGCCAGTAATAGGTACTCATGTAGGCCCTGGCACAATCTCGATTGCATTTGGCCGGAGCAAAATGTAA
- a CDS encoding DAK2 domain-containing protein: protein MTIKIIEGEKFAQMLIEGANNLSNNAKSIDALNVFPVPDGDTGTNMNLTITSGVKEVKAQSKTHAGQVAGYFAKGLLMGARGNSGVILSQLFRGFSKSVEGKESIGSKDLSKAFAYGVDMAYKAVMKPVEGTILTVAKDSANKAVEFAKKNDDTIALMEAVVTEAKASLERTPDLLPVLKEVGVVDSGGQGLLTIYEGFLAVLKGEKIAETEAQGPSMDELVKVEHHQSAQSHMSTEDIEFGYCTEVMVKFEEDKVEENPYSDTDFREELSEHGDSLLVVSDEDLLKIHIHAEYPGNVISAAQRFGSLVNVKIENMREQHTSILEQESHSAAPPIVPEKAEKTEYAVITVAMGEGISRLFKSLGAKRVIEGGQTMNPSTEDFVKAIEESNSEKIVLLPNNGNIIMAAEQAASVSDKDVVVVPSKSVPQGLAALLTFNPAAELDDNEEEMKEALSTVKTGEVTYAVRDTSISGVEIKKGDFMGIVEKDIVSTDSDVQAVAKELLGKMVDEDSEIITIIRGEDRTEEDADELAAYLEEQYKDVEVEVHEGNQPLYSYIISVE from the coding sequence GTGACGATCAAGATAATTGAAGGAGAAAAGTTCGCCCAGATGTTAATTGAGGGAGCGAACAACTTATCCAACAATGCGAAATCCATCGATGCCTTAAATGTATTCCCCGTGCCAGACGGAGATACAGGAACAAATATGAATTTAACAATCACTTCAGGTGTCAAGGAAGTTAAGGCACAGAGTAAAACCCATGCAGGACAGGTGGCAGGTTATTTTGCCAAAGGGCTGTTAATGGGAGCAAGAGGAAATTCCGGTGTAATATTATCACAGCTTTTCCGCGGTTTCTCCAAATCAGTGGAAGGGAAAGAGTCCATCGGAAGCAAAGATTTAAGTAAAGCATTCGCTTACGGGGTAGATATGGCATATAAAGCTGTCATGAAGCCGGTGGAAGGAACAATCCTTACTGTGGCTAAAGACTCAGCAAATAAAGCCGTGGAGTTCGCTAAAAAAAATGATGATACCATTGCGCTTATGGAAGCTGTTGTAACGGAAGCAAAGGCTTCCTTGGAGCGGACACCTGATCTTCTTCCTGTATTGAAGGAAGTAGGGGTAGTGGACTCCGGAGGACAGGGGCTCCTGACAATCTATGAAGGCTTCCTTGCCGTGTTAAAAGGGGAAAAAATCGCCGAAACAGAGGCTCAAGGACCAAGTATGGACGAGCTCGTTAAAGTGGAACACCATCAGTCAGCCCAAAGCCATATGTCCACAGAAGACATAGAATTTGGGTACTGTACAGAAGTAATGGTGAAGTTTGAAGAAGACAAAGTAGAGGAAAACCCATATAGTGACACTGATTTCAGAGAAGAGCTCAGTGAACATGGCGACTCCCTGCTTGTTGTTTCCGATGAAGATCTCCTGAAAATTCATATTCACGCGGAGTATCCCGGCAATGTGATTTCTGCCGCTCAGAGATTTGGTTCCCTCGTAAATGTAAAAATAGAAAATATGCGGGAACAGCATACGAGCATTCTTGAGCAGGAAAGCCATTCTGCAGCTCCTCCAATTGTGCCTGAAAAAGCAGAGAAAACCGAATATGCCGTTATCACTGTTGCTATGGGGGAAGGGATTTCCCGGTTATTCAAGAGCCTTGGAGCGAAGCGTGTTATCGAGGGCGGCCAGACAATGAACCCGTCTACAGAAGATTTCGTTAAAGCGATTGAGGAGAGTAACTCTGAAAAAATCGTGCTGCTTCCGAATAACGGAAATATTATTATGGCTGCTGAGCAAGCTGCTTCAGTTTCCGACAAAGATGTTGTCGTTGTACCTTCGAAGTCTGTTCCTCAAGGTTTAGCCGCACTGCTGACATTCAATCCTGCAGCTGAACTGGACGATAATGAGGAAGAAATGAAAGAAGCACTTTCAACAGTTAAAACCGGTGAGGTAACATACGCTGTCCGGGATACAAGTATTAGCGGTGTGGAGATTAAAAAAGGAGATTTCATGGGCATTGTCGAAAAAGATATAGTATCCACCGACAGTGATGTACAGGCTGTTGCAAAAGAGCTTCTGGGTAAAATGGTGGATGAAGACAGTGAAATCATTACGATTATCCGAGGGGAAGACCGTACAGAGGAAGATGCGGACGAACTGGCTGCATATCTGGAAGAGCAGTATAAGGATGTGGAAGTAGAAGTCCACGAAGGAAACCAGCCTCTATACTCATATATCATCTCAGTGGAGTAA
- a CDS encoding Asp23/Gls24 family envelope stress response protein, with translation MTIEMKTNYGTIDVSKEVVAVIAGGAAIDCYGIVGMASQKQLKDGITDLLGRENMGRGVVIREKEEEVYIDMYIIVSYGTKISEVAHNVQSKVKYQLKQMLGLEVSSVNIFVQGVRVTNP, from the coding sequence ATGACCATTGAAATGAAAACGAACTACGGAACAATTGACGTTTCAAAAGAAGTGGTAGCTGTTATTGCAGGCGGAGCGGCGATCGATTGCTACGGAATTGTGGGAATGGCTTCACAAAAGCAGCTTAAAGACGGAATTACCGACCTCTTAGGCAGAGAGAATATGGGACGCGGAGTTGTAATACGGGAAAAAGAAGAAGAGGTTTATATTGATATGTACATTATTGTTAGCTACGGAACCAAGATTTCAGAGGTAGCGCACAATGTTCAGTCCAAAGTGAAATACCAGCTGAAACAAATGCTGGGCCTGGAAGTAAGTTCGGTAAATATATTCGTACAAGGTGTACGTGTGACAAACCCATAG
- the rpmB gene encoding 50S ribosomal protein L28 gives MSRKCVITGRGPKTGNKRSHALNATKRRWGANVQKVRIMVDGKPKRVYVSARALKSGKVERV, from the coding sequence ATGTCACGTAAATGTGTAATTACGGGTAGAGGCCCTAAAACAGGAAACAAGCGTTCTCACGCATTGAATGCAACGAAACGCCGTTGGGGTGCTAACGTTCAGAAAGTGCGTATCATGGTAGACGGTAAGCCAAAACGTGTATACGTTTCTGCAAGAGCGCTTAAATCTGGTAAAGTTGAACGCGTTTAA
- the spoVM gene encoding stage V sporulation protein SpoVM produces the protein MKFYTIKLPKFIGGFVRACLGAFKKG, from the coding sequence ATGAAGTTTTATACAATTAAACTGCCAAAATTTATTGGCGGCTTTGTAAGAGCATGTCTGGGAGCCTTTAAGAAGGGTTAA
- the rpe gene encoding ribulose-phosphate 3-epimerase, which translates to MVKIAPSILSADFARLGEEVSDVEKGGADYIHVDVMDGHFVPNITIGPLIVDAIRPVTKLPLDVHLMIENPDHFIPQFAKSGADIISVHAEACTHLHRTIHLIKENGAKAGVVLNPATSVEAIKHIIGDVDLVLLMTVNPGFGGQSFIPSVLPKIAHVRELVNRTGKEIEIEVDGGVNPDTARQCIEAGANVLVAGSAIYKSRNREQAISAIRGTI; encoded by the coding sequence ATGGTAAAAATCGCACCATCGATTCTATCAGCGGATTTCGCCAGGTTAGGCGAAGAAGTTTCAGATGTGGAAAAAGGGGGCGCGGATTATATTCATGTGGATGTTATGGACGGGCATTTTGTTCCAAACATTACGATCGGTCCCTTGATTGTGGATGCAATACGCCCTGTGACCAAGCTTCCGCTGGATGTGCATTTAATGATAGAGAATCCGGATCATTTTATTCCCCAGTTTGCGAAGTCAGGTGCAGATATAATCAGCGTACACGCCGAAGCTTGTACGCATCTTCACCGGACAATACACCTTATCAAAGAAAATGGAGCGAAAGCCGGTGTCGTACTGAATCCGGCAACATCGGTGGAAGCAATCAAACATATTATCGGGGATGTGGACCTTGTTCTGCTCATGACCGTTAACCCTGGATTTGGGGGGCAGTCTTTTATTCCTTCTGTGCTTCCAAAAATTGCCCACGTTCGTGAGCTGGTTAACAGAACAGGTAAAGAGATTGAAATTGAGGTCGACGGCGGGGTTAACCCGGATACGGCAAGACAATGCATTGAGGCTGGTGCAAATGTGTTAGTAGCCGGTTCTGCCATTTATAAAAGCCGTAACAGAGAACAGGCTATTTCTGCTATCAGAGGCACCATTTAA